The DNA window CCTGGGGTCTCGCGCCGCCCGCGCGGTGCGCGCCGGGCACCCGTGGGTCTGGAAAGACGGCCTCGACCGGCCGCCCGCGGAGCTCTCCCCCGCGGGAACGGTGGTCGAGCTCGTGGATCGGCACGGTGCCTTCGTCGCCCGCGGGCTCTACGACCCGGGCTCGCCCATCGCGGTGCGCGTCTACAGCCGGACCGCGGCCGAGGCGCTCGACGAGGCGTGGATCGCGGCGCGGGTCGTGGACGCCGCGAGGCGCCGCGAGACGATGTTCGACGCCGCTGCCACCGAGGCCTATCGCCTGGTGCACGGCGAGGCCGACGGCCTTCCGGGGGTAGTCTGCGACCGCTACGGCGCGGTGGTGGTAGTGCGGTTCGACGGGGCAGCTGCCGCCACGCTGGCCGCACCGGTCGAGCGGGCCCTCCTCGGCCTCCCCGGGATCCAGCGCGTCTTCGAGCGACGTGATCGCCGCGGGGAACGCGAGGAGCCGGGGCCCCGCGACGCGACGACGGCGGGCGAGCCCGAGGCCACGCGGGTGCGCGTTTCCGAGCAAGGCCTCTATTACGAGGCCGACCTCGAGCGGGGGCACAAGACCGGCCTCTACCTGGACCAGCGGGAGAACCGCGCGCGCGTGCGCGAGCTCGCCCGGGGCAAGCGGGTGCTCAACCTCTACGCCTACACGGGCGGCTTCTCCGTCGCCGCGGCCGCCGGAGGGGCGCGGGCCACGCTCTCGGTGGACCTCTCGACGCCGGCCATCGCCGCGGCCGAACGCAACCTGGCACTGAACGGCTTCGGGCCTCCCGCGCACCGCGTGCTCGTCGCGGACGTGCGCAAGCTCCTGCGCGCCGGGCTCCCCGAGGGGGGAGCGTGGGACCTCGTGGTGCTCGACCCGCCGAGCTTCGCCCCGAGGCAGGCGCTCGTGCCGCGGGCCCTCGAGGCCTACCGCATGCTCAACCGCGCGGTGCTCGCCCGACTCGAGCCGGGGGCACTGCTCCTGACCTGCTCGTGCTCGAGCCACGTGAACCGCGCCACCTTCGTCACGACGGTCGGCGAGGCCGCACGCGCCGCGGGAGTGGCCGTGCGCCGGCTCTGGGTCCACGGAGCGGGGGCCGACCACCCGGTCCTCCCCGCGTTTCCCGAGGGGGACTACCTGAAGGCCGTGCTGCTCGAGGTCGCGGGGCCCCGCGCGTCGGCTTCTCGCCCGCGTGCCCGAGGGCGATCCGGGGCTCGCGGCGCGCCGCACGACGGTAGCCGCGCACCGCCACGGGGGCGAAGGTCCTCCGCCGCCAAGTCGCGCTCTACTTGATGACCGCGCCGCACGGGAAGGTGCCGCGGACCTCGTGCCCCACGCCGGCCTTCACCTTGTCGCACGCGTCGCCGAGCAGCTCGAGCGTGGTCGAGTCAACGAGCTTCCATTGCGTCTCGAAGGCGATGGGCTGGTTGTCGAGCCAGACCTTGCCCTTCGAGGCGAAGGCGGGGTGCACGCCCTTCCCCTCGAGCTTGAAGCTGCAACCGACGACGCCCCCCACGATGGTATCGAACGCGCGAACCAGGCTGTCCGGCACGAGGGCCTGATAGTAGGTCGCCTTCTGCGGGCTCGTCGGCGCGAGTCCGATGCCGGCGTTGGCCACTTCCTGCAGATGCGAGGCGCCGACCTGATCTCCGACGCTGATCACGAAGACGCGAATGCCCGCCGCGAACGAGGCCTGCGCCGCCGTCACCACGCGCTGTCGCCCCG is part of the Deltaproteobacteria bacterium genome and encodes:
- a CDS encoding class I SAM-dependent rRNA methyltransferase, with protein sequence MSQPPRNVKLVLGSRAARAVRAGHPWVWKDGLDRPPAELSPAGTVVELVDRHGAFVARGLYDPGSPIAVRVYSRTAAEALDEAWIAARVVDAARRRETMFDAAATEAYRLVHGEADGLPGVVCDRYGAVVVVRFDGAAAATLAAPVERALLGLPGIQRVFERRDRRGEREEPGPRDATTAGEPEATRVRVSEQGLYYEADLERGHKTGLYLDQRENRARVRELARGKRVLNLYAYTGGFSVAAAAGGARATLSVDLSTPAIAAAERNLALNGFGPPAHRVLVADVRKLLRAGLPEGGAWDLVVLDPPSFAPRQALVPRALEAYRMLNRAVLARLEPGALLLTCSCSSHVNRATFVTTVGEAARAAGVAVRRLWVHGAGADHPVLPAFPEGDYLKAVLLEVAGPRASASRPRARGRSGARGAPHDGSRAPPRGRRSSAAKSRST